In Synechococcus sp. UW69, a single genomic region encodes these proteins:
- a CDS encoding NADH-quinone oxidoreductase subunit M, translating to MLLSLLLLIPFLGALVLILWPGSPSSARLRDVSIVVLVVQCLVSFALLLPFDAADAGLQLVEQARWVHAIGLDYALALDGLSLPLVLMNGVLCLVAAIASRTIENRPRVYFALLLVISGAVNGAFLAQNLLLFFLFYELELIPLWMLIAVWGGANRAYAATKFLIVTAVSGVLILGAFLGIALVTGTMDFSLRPILAGELGMTAQLILMGALLIGFGIKIPLFPFHTWLPDAHTEASTPVSVLLAGVLLKLGTYGLLRFCLGLFPEAWQMAAPWLAGWAAISVLYGSLAAIAQTDMKRMVAYSSVGHMGYVLLAAAAATPLGLMGALFQMVSHGLISGVLFLVVGVVYAQTGTRDLNVLRGLLNPQRGLPLTGSLMIIGVMASAGIPGMAGFISEFLIFRGSLQPFPLATLLSMVGSGLTAVYFLLLVNRAFFGRLAIAPGEVVNPRILNPVALREQFPAIALSLGVLVLGLAPELLSNLSEAATTGLSLITGDLS from the coding sequence ATGCTGCTTTCCCTTCTCCTCCTGATCCCCTTCCTCGGGGCCCTCGTGTTGATACTTTGGCCAGGATCGCCATCGAGCGCACGCTTGCGTGATGTCTCCATCGTTGTGCTGGTGGTTCAGTGCCTGGTGAGCTTTGCGCTGCTGTTGCCCTTTGACGCAGCCGATGCCGGCCTTCAGCTGGTGGAACAGGCCCGCTGGGTGCATGCCATTGGCCTGGATTACGCCCTGGCGCTGGATGGCCTGTCACTGCCGCTGGTTCTGATGAATGGGGTGCTTTGCCTGGTGGCCGCCATCGCGTCTCGCACGATCGAGAACCGCCCCCGTGTGTATTTCGCCCTGTTGTTGGTGATCTCCGGCGCCGTGAATGGAGCCTTCTTGGCCCAGAACCTGCTGCTCTTCTTCCTGTTCTACGAATTGGAACTCATCCCGCTGTGGATGCTGATCGCGGTTTGGGGCGGTGCCAATCGTGCCTATGCCGCTACCAAGTTTTTGATCGTGACGGCGGTCTCAGGGGTTCTGATCTTGGGGGCTTTCCTCGGCATCGCCCTGGTCACCGGGACCATGGACTTCAGCCTTCGCCCCATCCTGGCTGGTGAATTGGGCATGACGGCCCAGTTGATTCTCATGGGGGCTCTGCTGATCGGCTTTGGCATCAAAATTCCCCTCTTCCCTTTCCACACATGGCTTCCGGACGCCCACACTGAGGCGTCAACGCCGGTGTCGGTTCTCCTGGCTGGCGTTCTCCTGAAGCTTGGAACTTACGGTCTGCTCCGCTTCTGCCTCGGCTTGTTCCCGGAAGCCTGGCAGATGGCTGCTCCATGGTTAGCGGGATGGGCTGCAATTTCCGTGCTTTACGGATCCCTGGCGGCTATCGCCCAGACCGACATGAAGCGAATGGTGGCTTACAGCTCCGTGGGCCACATGGGATATGTGCTGCTTGCCGCCGCCGCCGCCACACCGCTTGGCCTGATGGGTGCTCTCTTCCAGATGGTCAGCCATGGCCTGATCTCTGGGGTGCTGTTCCTCGTGGTGGGTGTCGTCTACGCCCAAACCGGGACCCGCGACCTCAATGTTCTCCGTGGCCTGTTGAATCCCCAGCGCGGCCTGCCCCTTACCGGATCACTGATGATCATTGGCGTTATGGCGAGCGCCGGAATTCCGGGGATGGCGGGCTTCATCTCCGAATTCCTGATTTTCCGCGGCAGTCTCCAACCTTTCCCCCTGGCCACGTTGCTGTCGATGGTGGGATCAGGCCTAACGGCTGTGTATTTCCTGTTGCTGGTCAACCGTGCCTTCTTCGGTCGCCTAGCGATTGCCCCCGGCGAGGTCGTGAATCCCCGTATCCTCAACCCCGTGGCGTTGCGGGAGCAGTTTCCGGCCATCGCCCTGAGCCTTGGTGTGCTGGTGCTTGGCCTTGCTCCTGAGCTGCTTTCGAACCTCAGTGAAGCGGCGACAACGGGCCTCAGCCTGATCACCGGAGATCTGTCATGA
- a CDS encoding BMC domain-containing protein, which produces MATPSPTPRRRTTRTSAAANKTVDVKPVASTSAAASTPAKAAPATTTSRATTTTRRSSGSSTGSGGRSAVAKPAATPSPKVPGVALGLIETRGMVPAIEAADAMTKAAEVTLICREYVGGGYVTVMVRGETGAVNAAVRAGADACERVGDGLVAAHIIARPHNEVEPVLAGSGAARRS; this is translated from the coding sequence ATGGCTACTCCTTCCCCCACTCCCCGTCGTCGCACCACCCGCACCTCTGCTGCGGCGAACAAGACCGTGGATGTGAAGCCAGTGGCCAGCACTTCTGCAGCAGCATCCACCCCCGCCAAAGCTGCTCCTGCAACAACAACTTCTCGCGCGACCACGACGACGCGCCGCAGCAGTGGATCCAGCACGGGTTCAGGTGGCAGATCGGCGGTGGCTAAACCCGCTGCGACGCCTTCCCCCAAAGTCCCCGGTGTGGCCTTGGGCTTGATCGAAACCCGCGGGATGGTTCCTGCCATTGAGGCAGCCGATGCGATGACCAAGGCTGCGGAAGTCACCCTGATCTGCCGTGAATATGTGGGTGGTGGTTACGTCACGGTGATGGTGCGCGGTGAAACCGGTGCCGTGAATGCCGCTGTGCGTGCTGGTGCTGATGCCTGCGAGCGGGTCGGTGACGGCCTCGTTGCTGCTCACATCATTGCCCGCCCCCACAACGAAGTGGAACCGGTGTTGGCCGGTAGTGGTGCAGCTCGCCGTAGCTGA
- a CDS encoding 4a-hydroxytetrahydrobiopterin dehydratase produces MNQWQERKRPVCLECRFEFDSYDATRDFLDKLGEHSEATQRFPDISFGRTYVNITLRPEEDSPDAQLSEADRAFAAEIDALLR; encoded by the coding sequence ATGAATCAGTGGCAGGAGCGGAAACGACCCGTGTGCCTCGAATGTCGCTTTGAGTTCGACAGCTACGACGCCACCCGTGATTTCCTTGACAAGCTTGGCGAGCACAGCGAGGCAACCCAACGCTTCCCCGACATCAGCTTCGGGCGCACCTACGTGAACATCACCCTTCGTCCTGAAGAGGACAGCCCCGATGCACAGCTGAGCGAGGCCGATCGCGCCTTTGCCGCTGAGATCGATGCCCTCCTCCGTTGA
- a CDS encoding CO2 hydration protein produces MTPTSVSPVQPPVLPAQEELIRRLLSDTPLLKDTPDHLLQVVNVLESYGLVLDAYSKNLVDQGEKQMLNPFPVFRFFHEGFSVKRLWKHLLGDRINFEYAEYCQKAMFWHGTGGLDAYLDTPEFAEACQRVIKRKSARDPLLALNNRLYPDFAPEAIRSLTTIYCLGLFWRVMSDIFIDLARRYAIKEVTCVNDVVHHIRDGLVAAAGSPIEYKVSIGGEEIWVLPPEAGLTFLMDVAVPYVEAVFFRGMPFLGTVSYNAQARQISPDISDFKYGALYADPIPSMGAGIPPSLCMQDMYRHLPEELSLWYDDHGRGQTDVHVQICVSFQKSMFCVTNAAIAGTMPHPLDSDDPEQQAANRAYAESWAGRLMGCQRVALL; encoded by the coding sequence ATGACCCCGACATCCGTGTCCCCCGTTCAGCCCCCGGTTTTACCGGCTCAGGAGGAGCTGATCCGCCGGCTGCTCAGCGATACGCCTCTGCTCAAAGACACCCCCGATCATCTGCTTCAGGTGGTCAATGTCTTGGAGAGCTACGGCCTGGTTCTCGATGCTTACAGCAAGAACTTGGTGGACCAGGGCGAGAAGCAGATGCTCAACCCCTTCCCGGTGTTCCGCTTTTTCCATGAGGGGTTCAGCGTCAAGCGCCTCTGGAAGCACCTGTTGGGTGACCGGATCAATTTTGAGTACGCCGAGTACTGCCAGAAGGCGATGTTCTGGCACGGCACCGGGGGGCTTGATGCCTACCTGGACACGCCCGAATTTGCAGAGGCCTGCCAGCGGGTGATCAAGCGCAAGTCGGCTCGAGATCCGCTACTTGCTCTAAACAACCGCCTCTATCCCGACTTCGCGCCTGAGGCCATTCGCTCGCTCACCACGATCTACTGCCTCGGCTTGTTTTGGCGGGTGATGAGTGACATCTTCATCGACCTGGCGCGCCGTTATGCGATTAAGGAAGTCACCTGCGTCAACGATGTGGTGCATCACATCCGTGACGGTTTGGTGGCGGCTGCGGGAAGCCCGATTGAATACAAGGTGTCGATCGGCGGTGAAGAGATCTGGGTGTTGCCGCCCGAAGCCGGCCTCACCTTCCTGATGGATGTGGCGGTGCCCTACGTGGAGGCTGTCTTCTTCCGAGGCATGCCCTTCTTGGGAACGGTGTCGTACAACGCCCAGGCACGTCAGATCTCACCAGACATCAGTGATTTCAAGTACGGCGCCCTTTACGCCGATCCGATTCCGAGCATGGGTGCGGGGATTCCCCCAAGCCTCTGCATGCAGGATATGTACCGCCATCTGCCTGAGGAACTAAGCCTCTGGTACGACGACCACGGTCGGGGGCAGACCGATGTGCATGTGCAAATCTGCGTCAGCTTCCAGAAGTCGATGTTCTGCGTTACCAATGCCGCCATCGCTGGAACGATGCCCCATCCGCTCGACAGCGATGATCCTGAGCAGCAGGCGGCCAATCGGGCCTATGCGGAGTCCTGGGCCGGGCGCTTGATGGGCTGCCAGCGGGTGGCGCTCCTCTAG
- a CDS encoding nucleoside triphosphate pyrophosphatase translates to MLLLASASPARRRLLEQAGVPHRVRVSGVDEAQIHHSDPAELVKLLAQAKAEAVAQALNPVGDAEITAVLGCDSVLSFGGQVFGKPTGRGEAIERWQRMAGGCGSLLTGHCLMRRGQPDVLACVETVVRFAPLNQAEIEAYVASGEPLQCAGGFALEGRGGLCIDGLEGCYSNVIGLSLPWLRTVLGQQLA, encoded by the coding sequence GTGCTCTTGCTTGCTTCCGCCTCGCCGGCGCGTCGCCGCTTGCTGGAGCAGGCGGGAGTTCCGCATCGGGTGCGCGTCAGCGGTGTGGATGAGGCGCAGATCCACCATTCAGATCCAGCAGAGCTGGTGAAATTGCTGGCTCAGGCCAAGGCTGAGGCGGTGGCTCAGGCGCTTAATCCTGTTGGCGATGCCGAGATCACAGCGGTGCTGGGATGCGACTCCGTGCTCAGTTTTGGGGGACAGGTGTTCGGTAAACCCACGGGGCGAGGCGAAGCGATCGAGCGTTGGCAGCGGATGGCTGGTGGTTGTGGATCCCTGCTGACGGGCCATTGCCTGATGCGTCGAGGACAACCTGACGTGCTGGCGTGTGTGGAGACGGTGGTGCGGTTTGCGCCGCTGAATCAGGCCGAGATCGAGGCCTATGTGGCCAGTGGAGAACCCTTGCAATGTGCCGGTGGTTTTGCCCTCGAGGGCCGCGGCGGACTGTGTATTGATGGCTTGGAGGGTTGTTATTCGAACGTGATCGGCCTCAGCCTTCCTTGGCTCCGAACAGTCTTGGGACAACAGCTGGCGTAG
- a CDS encoding chloride channel protein: MTPFRLSLMALLTGALSGAGVALGMGWIDSLSRMLWGDPILEGLDRGLPLGWSLLICGGCGLILSLLHRPGPTTLLPELRETLNDLNHPDQAPKRDEGRGLLGAALAQIGGGAVGPEALMSRLAALISQRIWRGRDQKLQAATVAGSLGMFGAPLLGGAVVGEAPQPNRKQTFLDRWLPGSLGGLAGFAAFHGIGAASGGSLQRLPYIWPSTLGEDLGTLSAGALGGVIGCGLGWLLLRWQGWLKRRQLMAHWPWWPLLTGLLLGACMHWLPLVPFAGEDQMRPLLEGQNSNEAWLLLLSAMVKLLMLGLCLETGWRGGVFFPLFLVACAIGMGLHLLLPDLGSLGSWCGALTGALYRYVLPAPLAVLVLGLALLQGHGAAGLLIGLCMAQLIRLHVSPDGGPPPRH; encoded by the coding sequence GTGACTCCCTTTCGACTCAGCCTGATGGCTCTGCTCACCGGAGCCTTGAGCGGCGCCGGTGTCGCTCTTGGTATGGGCTGGATCGACAGCTTGAGCCGGATGCTCTGGGGAGACCCAATCCTGGAAGGGTTGGACCGCGGCCTGCCCCTGGGCTGGTCGCTGCTCATCTGCGGCGGCTGCGGCTTGATCTTGTCGCTGCTGCATCGACCAGGCCCCACCACATTGCTGCCTGAGCTCAGGGAGACCCTGAACGATCTGAATCATCCGGACCAGGCTCCGAAGCGCGATGAAGGCCGTGGTCTTCTTGGAGCGGCCTTGGCCCAGATCGGTGGAGGTGCCGTCGGGCCGGAGGCCCTGATGAGCCGCCTGGCCGCACTGATCAGCCAAAGGATTTGGCGCGGGCGAGACCAGAAACTCCAGGCGGCAACGGTGGCGGGAAGCCTCGGGATGTTCGGGGCGCCACTGCTCGGGGGTGCTGTTGTTGGCGAAGCCCCCCAACCGAACAGAAAACAGACTTTCCTCGACCGCTGGCTGCCAGGAAGCCTCGGCGGCCTGGCTGGTTTTGCTGCATTTCATGGCATCGGTGCCGCCAGCGGCGGATCGCTCCAACGGCTCCCCTACATCTGGCCCAGCACTCTGGGGGAAGACCTCGGCACCCTGAGCGCAGGCGCACTGGGTGGAGTAATCGGCTGCGGGCTGGGTTGGCTGCTGCTGCGCTGGCAAGGCTGGCTCAAGCGTCGCCAACTCATGGCCCACTGGCCCTGGTGGCCGCTGCTGACCGGTTTACTGCTGGGGGCCTGCATGCATTGGCTGCCATTGGTTCCCTTCGCAGGAGAAGACCAGATGCGGCCCCTGCTGGAAGGCCAGAACTCGAATGAGGCCTGGCTCCTACTGCTCTCCGCGATGGTGAAACTGCTGATGCTGGGCCTGTGTCTGGAAACCGGTTGGCGCGGGGGGGTGTTTTTTCCCCTGTTCCTGGTCGCCTGCGCGATCGGGATGGGGCTGCATCTACTCCTCCCGGATCTGGGCAGTCTTGGCAGCTGGTGCGGAGCACTCACCGGTGCCTTGTACCGCTACGTGCTTCCTGCGCCGTTGGCTGTTCTGGTGCTGGGGCTCGCCCTACTGCAGGGGCACGGCGCGGCAGGCCTGCTCATTGGCCTCTGCATGGCTCAACTGATCAGGCTTCATGTTTCCCCGGATGGTGGCCCTCCACCTCGCCATTGA
- a CDS encoding NAD(P)H-quinone oxidoreductase subunit F, whose translation MTPELSLPQQTAWLIPLYGFIGMLVSLPWACGWFRRDAHRPAAYLNIFLTLVAFVHGSLILQEVYQSGPVDLAFPWLTVADLELDISFSLSLTNLVALELITGLSLLSQVYSLGYMDKEWALARFFALLGFFEGAMSGVVLSDSLFQSYFLLEMLTLSTYLLVGFWYAQPLVVTAARDAFLTKRVGDVLLLMGVVALCSYSGVMGFNDLYAWAAQDTLSPLAATLLGLGLVAGPTGKCAQFPMHLWLDEAMEGPNPASILRNSVVVTCGAIVLLKVMPILQLSPIAIGVMLVIGSISAIGGSLVALAQVDIKRTLSYSTTAHMGLVFIAIALQIPVLALLLLFTHAVSKALLSMSIGGVIASTNCQDITELGGLGSRMPATTTAFLVGGAGLVGFLPLGGFLALAQSIELLSVRSVPFMAVFLLTNALTAVGLVRLFRHVFMGNALIKSRRAAEVNWQMALPMVALTVIVLITPLLLVRLESLDGLLAFPLWAAALVVGSGLLGLLAGAVLPLSKAWSRSLNPLLRWWQDLLAYDFYTERFYRLTIVNVVAGFSRLASWFDRNVVDGLLNGVARFSMASADSLKLSVSGQSQSYVLTVLLAIVLFLTAVSWFLT comes from the coding sequence TTGACTCCGGAGCTTTCGCTACCTCAGCAGACCGCCTGGTTGATCCCGCTCTACGGGTTCATCGGGATGTTGGTCTCTTTGCCCTGGGCTTGTGGCTGGTTCCGGCGTGATGCGCATCGACCGGCGGCGTATCTGAATATTTTCCTGACCCTGGTGGCCTTCGTTCACGGAAGCCTGATCCTGCAGGAGGTGTACCAATCAGGGCCAGTGGATCTGGCCTTCCCTTGGCTCACTGTGGCCGACCTGGAGCTGGATATCAGCTTCAGCCTTTCGCTCACCAATCTGGTGGCCCTCGAGTTGATTACGGGCCTCAGCCTGCTGTCTCAGGTGTATTCCCTGGGATACATGGATAAGGAATGGGCGTTGGCCCGTTTCTTTGCGTTGCTCGGGTTCTTTGAGGGGGCGATGAGCGGCGTTGTGCTCAGCGACTCCCTGTTCCAAAGCTATTTCCTGCTGGAGATGCTGACGCTCTCCACCTATCTGTTGGTGGGCTTCTGGTATGCCCAACCCCTTGTGGTGACCGCCGCACGGGATGCCTTCCTCACCAAGCGCGTTGGAGATGTGCTGCTGCTGATGGGTGTGGTGGCGCTCTGCAGCTACTCCGGCGTGATGGGGTTCAACGATCTCTATGCCTGGGCCGCCCAGGACACCCTCTCCCCGCTGGCGGCGACGTTGTTAGGCCTGGGTCTGGTCGCAGGCCCAACGGGCAAATGTGCCCAGTTCCCCATGCACCTCTGGCTGGACGAAGCCATGGAGGGCCCGAATCCCGCCTCGATTCTCCGCAATTCGGTTGTGGTGACCTGCGGCGCGATTGTGCTGTTGAAGGTGATGCCGATCCTGCAGCTCTCTCCCATCGCTATCGGCGTGATGCTCGTGATCGGCAGCATCAGTGCGATCGGTGGCTCCCTGGTGGCCCTGGCCCAGGTCGACATCAAACGAACGCTGTCGTACTCCACCACTGCTCATATGGGTCTGGTCTTCATCGCCATTGCGCTGCAGATCCCGGTGCTGGCCCTGTTGCTCCTGTTCACCCATGCCGTCTCCAAAGCTCTGCTGTCGATGAGCATTGGTGGGGTGATTGCTTCCACCAACTGCCAGGACATCACGGAGCTGGGTGGTCTGGGCAGCCGGATGCCTGCCACCACCACAGCCTTCCTGGTGGGGGGTGCCGGCCTGGTCGGGTTCCTTCCTCTGGGTGGTTTCCTGGCGCTTGCTCAGTCGATCGAGTTGCTGAGCGTGCGCTCAGTGCCGTTCATGGCTGTGTTCTTGCTCACCAATGCCCTCACTGCCGTTGGGCTGGTGCGGCTGTTCCGCCATGTGTTCATGGGCAATGCATTGATCAAGTCCCGCCGGGCTGCTGAGGTCAACTGGCAGATGGCCCTGCCGATGGTGGCGCTCACCGTGATTGTGCTGATCACGCCGCTGCTGCTGGTGCGGCTTGAGTCTCTCGATGGTTTGCTGGCCTTCCCCCTCTGGGCAGCAGCGCTTGTGGTGGGAAGCGGCCTGCTGGGACTGCTGGCCGGCGCGGTGCTCCCCTTGAGCAAGGCCTGGTCCCGTTCGCTCAATCCTCTGCTGCGCTGGTGGCAAGACCTCTTGGCCTACGACTTTTATACAGAGCGCTTCTATCGCCTCACCATCGTCAATGTGGTGGCTGGCTTCTCCCGGCTCGCCTCCTGGTTCGACCGAAATGTTGTAGATGGGCTGCTCAATGGTGTGGCTCGTTTCTCCATGGCCAGCGCCGACAGCCTCAAGCTCAGCGTCAGCGGCCAGAGCCAGTCCTATGTGCTCACGGTGCTTCTGGCCATCGTTCTCTTCCTCACCGCGGTGAGCTGGTTCCTCACCTGA
- a CDS encoding 2Fe-2S iron-sulfur cluster binding domain-containing protein, whose translation MTSIPVRWPDGRTTQERIGDDWLVAANGAGINIPTGCLGGSCGACEIEVNGKVVRACISTVPASKSAKLSVDFATDPHW comes from the coding sequence ATGACCTCGATCCCCGTGCGCTGGCCCGATGGCCGCACAACTCAGGAACGCATCGGTGACGACTGGTTGGTGGCCGCCAATGGAGCAGGCATCAACATTCCCACCGGCTGCCTAGGAGGCAGCTGTGGGGCTTGCGAAATCGAGGTGAATGGAAAGGTGGTGCGCGCCTGCATCAGCACCGTGCCCGCTTCGAAATCAGCGAAACTCTCCGTTGACTTCGCCACCGACCCGCACTGGTGA
- a CDS encoding carboxysome peptide B, whose translation MEIMQVMGTLICSYRIAGLDHMHLRILRNNKGKKLVAVDPVGAREGNWVFTASGSAARHACPDNTVLTDLTIGGIIDFWNPDG comes from the coding sequence ATGGAAATCATGCAGGTGATGGGCACGTTGATCTGCTCCTACAGGATTGCAGGGCTTGATCACATGCATCTGCGCATTCTGCGCAACAACAAGGGTAAGAAGCTGGTGGCCGTCGATCCCGTTGGTGCCCGTGAGGGCAACTGGGTGTTCACCGCCAGCGGTTCGGCGGCACGGCATGCCTGCCCTGACAACACCGTCCTCACCGATCTGACCATCGGTGGAATTATCGATTTCTGGAATCCGGACGGATAG
- a CDS encoding cobyric acid synthase: protein MQTTPRPLMVLGTSSGAGKSLMTAALCRVLQRRGEQALPFKGQNMSNNAWVDADGGEMAYSQAMQAWAAGLEPCCAMNPVLLKPRGDSTSEVIHGGRSVGTARAEHYYRDWFRPGWQAIRTGLMQLQQQWPQGRLVLEGAGSPVEVNLQRRDLTNLRLAQYLRANCLLVADIERGGVFAQVVGTLALLRPVERPLIKGILINRFRGRRELFDEGRSWLEANTGVPVLGVMPWLNDLFPPEDSLDLLERKPTRGTTDLEIAVLRLPSISNFSDLDPLEAEPSVRLRWIQPGEPLGEPNAVILPGSKQTLRDLEALTNSGLGDQLKTYARAGGSVLGICGGMQMLGQTLNDPEGLEGMDQMGLQSGLGLLPLATTFTGTKSLRQRSIQSLWPMDTQLTGFELHYGTTIPDPGLQPLSSDPGLGWWTPGPKESSVVGTYLHGLLDNGPWRRAWLNSLRRQRGLQPLPNEPKNHSVHRDLLLDRLADAFEQHVNLAPLLQP, encoded by the coding sequence ATGCAAACCACTCCTCGCCCTCTCATGGTGCTTGGCACCTCAAGCGGGGCTGGCAAATCACTGATGACGGCGGCGTTATGCCGGGTGCTCCAACGACGGGGAGAGCAGGCGCTGCCCTTCAAGGGGCAAAACATGAGCAACAACGCCTGGGTGGATGCCGATGGCGGGGAGATGGCCTACTCCCAGGCCATGCAGGCCTGGGCGGCCGGTCTTGAGCCCTGCTGCGCCATGAATCCAGTGCTGCTCAAACCCCGGGGAGACAGCACCAGTGAGGTGATCCATGGGGGCCGGAGCGTGGGGACAGCCCGCGCAGAGCACTACTACCGCGACTGGTTCCGACCGGGTTGGCAGGCCATCCGGACCGGGCTGATGCAGCTCCAGCAGCAATGGCCCCAGGGTCGGCTGGTGCTGGAGGGGGCGGGAAGCCCTGTGGAGGTCAATCTGCAGCGCCGCGACCTCACCAACCTGCGCCTGGCCCAGTACCTAAGGGCCAACTGCCTGCTGGTGGCCGACATTGAGCGAGGCGGAGTTTTTGCCCAGGTCGTCGGCACGCTCGCCCTACTGCGACCGGTGGAGCGCCCCCTGATCAAGGGCATCCTGATCAACCGCTTCCGCGGCCGTCGAGAGCTTTTTGATGAGGGTCGAAGCTGGCTGGAGGCCAACACAGGGGTTCCAGTGCTGGGGGTGATGCCCTGGCTCAACGATCTGTTCCCGCCAGAAGACTCCCTCGATCTGCTGGAACGCAAACCCACCCGCGGGACCACCGATCTGGAGATCGCTGTGCTGCGGCTGCCCTCCATCAGCAATTTCTCCGACCTCGATCCTCTGGAGGCCGAACCCAGCGTGAGGCTGCGCTGGATTCAGCCCGGTGAACCACTGGGAGAGCCCAATGCCGTGATTCTTCCGGGAAGCAAACAGACGCTGCGCGATCTGGAGGCGTTGACCAACAGCGGACTCGGCGACCAACTCAAGACTTACGCCCGCGCTGGTGGCTCCGTCCTGGGCATCTGCGGCGGAATGCAGATGCTGGGCCAAACATTGAACGATCCTGAGGGGCTCGAGGGCATGGATCAGATGGGGCTACAGAGCGGATTGGGACTCCTGCCCTTGGCGACCACGTTCACCGGCACGAAAAGCCTGCGCCAGCGCAGCATCCAAAGCCTTTGGCCCATGGACACGCAGCTGACGGGATTTGAACTGCATTACGGAACCACCATCCCAGACCCCGGTCTTCAGCCGCTGAGCAGCGACCCTGGCTTGGGTTGGTGGACTCCCGGCCCGAAGGAATCGAGCGTGGTGGGCACCTACCTACACGGTCTTCTCGACAATGGCCCTTGGAGACGAGCCTGGCTCAACAGCCTTCGCCGGCAGCGTGGTCTCCAGCCGTTGCCCAACGAGCCCAAAAACCACAGCGTGCACCGTGACCTTTTGCTGGATCGATTGGCCGACGCCTTCGAGCAGCATGTGAACCTTGCACCATTGCTCCAGCCATGA
- the cbbX gene encoding CbbX protein codes for MPSSVDLASAYADSGVAEVLDQLDQELIGLAPVKTRIREIAALLLVDQARQQLDLPSTAPSLHMSFTGHPGTGKTTVAQRMSQILHRLGYLRKGHVVTASRDDLVGQYVGHTAPKTKEMLKRAQGGVLFIDEAYYLYKPDNERDYGAEAIEILLQEMESRRSDVVVIFAGYKDRMETFYSSNPGLSSRVAHHLDFPDYSDDELMAIAGLLLDEQHYQFSAEAETAFWDYVSRRRQLPFFANARSIRNALDRARLRQANRLFSRMGESLTRLDLTTIEAADIRASRVFNGEVEGHHPGKHEA; via the coding sequence ATGCCCTCCTCCGTTGATCTGGCATCGGCCTATGCCGATTCCGGGGTGGCTGAGGTGTTGGACCAACTCGATCAAGAGCTGATCGGACTCGCCCCTGTTAAGACGCGGATCCGTGAGATCGCTGCCCTGCTCCTGGTGGATCAGGCTCGACAGCAATTGGATCTGCCCAGCACCGCGCCGAGTTTGCACATGTCGTTCACCGGGCACCCCGGTACCGGCAAGACCACTGTGGCGCAGCGGATGTCGCAAATCCTGCACCGCCTGGGCTACCTGCGCAAAGGCCATGTGGTCACGGCCAGCCGTGACGATCTGGTGGGTCAGTACGTGGGCCATACCGCCCCTAAAACCAAAGAGATGCTCAAGCGGGCCCAGGGCGGTGTGCTGTTTATCGATGAGGCCTACTACCTCTACAAACCGGATAACGAACGCGACTACGGCGCCGAGGCGATTGAAATTCTGCTGCAGGAGATGGAGAGCCGGCGCAGCGACGTGGTGGTGATCTTTGCGGGTTACAAAGATCGGATGGAGACGTTCTATAGCTCCAATCCCGGACTGTCCTCACGGGTGGCCCATCATCTGGATTTTCCGGATTACAGCGACGACGAGCTGATGGCGATCGCAGGCTTGCTTCTGGATGAACAGCATTACCAATTCAGCGCTGAGGCCGAAACAGCTTTCTGGGACTACGTGTCGCGCCGGCGTCAACTGCCCTTTTTTGCCAATGCGCGCTCGATACGCAATGCCTTGGATCGGGCCCGTCTTCGTCAGGCCAACCGTTTGTTTTCGCGGATGGGGGAGTCCCTGACCAGGCTGGATCTCACCACGATTGAGGCGGCAGATATCCGGGCCAGTCGTGTGTTCAATGGCGAGGTGGAGGGCCACCATCCGGGGAAACATGAAGCCTGA
- a CDS encoding Npun_F0494 family protein gives MGCLPFSEALYRDLQQQGLDAGDLWSEPGRYSRKERWFRNSEALEDDLRWLISVGVLRREVDGQGLTSRFRLTPLGRQLLDEDPAILQRQIPVLDRLRHSLRRHWPL, from the coding sequence ATGGGATGTCTGCCCTTCTCGGAGGCCCTCTACCGAGATCTTCAGCAGCAAGGCTTGGATGCTGGCGACCTCTGGAGCGAGCCGGGCCGCTACAGCCGCAAGGAGCGCTGGTTCCGCAACAGCGAGGCCCTCGAAGACGATCTCCGTTGGCTGATCAGTGTGGGCGTGCTGCGCCGGGAAGTGGATGGGCAGGGGCTGACCAGCCGCTTCAGGCTCACCCCCCTGGGTCGCCAGCTTCTGGATGAAGATCCTGCAATCCTGCAGCGTCAGATCCCAGTGCTGGATCGACTGCGTCACAGCCTGCGTCGGCACTGGCCGTTGTAA